The Candidatus Eremiobacteraceae bacterium genome segment ACCCCGCGATCCAATAGATGTTCATGATACCGCCGTAGAAGAGCAGAAGCATCAGCATCCAGCAGCACCCGAGACAATAGGCGCCATGCAAGACGCCCATCAGAACGGCGCCGCCTGGCCCCGTGCGCCAGTGGAGGGTGAGGAATTCCGCCGGTGCGCGACAGTGGCGCAAGCAGACGTGTTTGAGCGGCGTGAATTGCCACACGCCGGCGGCGAGCAATAATATCGCGCCGAGAGCCGCGCTGGTCGTGACCATCATCGGCGAAAGCAGTGCGACGCGGCTCAGCTGCCACTGAAGCGCGACAGCCAGAACGCTGAACACGGCCCACACAGCGAGGTAGCCGGAGGCGAACAATCCGGTGCCCATGTACGGCGCGGTCAATCCGCGTTGGCTGCGCGTCAGCGCAGCGAAGAGCAAGATCAAGGGGGCGGCCGACGGCAGCATCGTCGCCAACATCATCAGCCACCACATGACGAACATGAGAAGCGCGTAACCAGTGGTCCATCGAGCGGGCTCCATCGCCCCCATCGGATCGTTGATGTGCAGCGAAGTCGGCCATCCCGACATCTGCGACGCCGGCGTACCCGTTCCGGCGCCGACGACGACGTACGCCCACGACAGGAAAACGACGACGGCCAATGCCCCGCCGACGACGATGCGATCGCGTCGCAAGAGTGGTGCGAGCGAGTCGAACATCGCGTTTAACGAATGACGCCGGTGTCGCTCAAATGGAGCTCCGCGAACTGGCCGTAGGTGTTCTTGAGCTCCATCGGGAGTTGCCCCTTGACGCTCGACGACGCGCTCCCGATCTCTGCTATCCTGTATTCAAAGCCGTGCGGAAGGTCGATGCGAACACGGTGCTCGGCGCCGGTCACCGGATTGTGGATGGGCGCTCCCGTCATTTCCGCAAGTCCTGGGATGCTCAGCCGGCCGGTGCGCTTCTCGGTATTCATCTCAAATTCGATGGGCTTGTACAACGTCTCGAGCTTGTTGGGCGACATCTTGCTATACACCCACCACATGGTGGCCATGTCCGTCGTGTCTTCTCCGCTTATGATCTTGCGGAGCGCCTCGCGTTGCGGAGCATCGGCACGCTCGTCGACGATCACCTGCATCGTGCCGTTGCCTTCATGGATCGGACCCGGCCAACTCAAGATAAGTGCAGCACGGAGGCCGTCCAAGCGGACATCTCCGAAGTGTCCTTTGTCGATCTGATAACCGATAAACGCATGGCAGTTGCCGTGTGTGGGTAGTGCGTTGAACTGGCACGGACAACCGTACGCGCAATTGCAGTTGACGAGCTCTCGACCTTCGATCTGCCAATTAGTAGCCATTCGCTGCTCCTTCCCCCTAAGCGCGTCGGTCGCACCCGACGCTAGCAATGGAAGCGAAGTCCGAGCGCCCGACTCCCGTGGGAGCCGACGGCCAAGACGTCCTCTCTTAAAATCGCGGACACGCCTGCGAGGATAGTCTGCTCGTTCGCGAAGTCGGGGCTTTGGACCACCGACCATCGACTTCCATCCCAGTGCTCGGTCAGGGTGGCCGTGTTTCCGGGGCGTCCGCGTATGCCGACAGTCCAGACGTCCTGCGGCCCGACTGCAGAGATCGAATTGAGTATACTGAACTCGGTGCCTGGACTCACTCCGTGGACCAAGGTCCAGGCCACTCCGTTCCAGTGCTCGACTAGCGCCTTGAATCGCACGCCGTCGTTGTAGGTACCCACCGCCCAGGCGTCGTCACGCGTTATCATGGTTACGGCGTCGAGACGGTTACCATACACGCTTTCGTCGGGGCTGGGAACGATGGACCAAACGCTTCCATCCCAGTGCTCGGTCAACGTCTGTTCTACGCCGGAGGAATCGACGTACGCGCCGACCGCCCAGACGTCGCTCGACGAACGCGCCGCCACACCGTTCAGCTCGTTCGATCCAGAGCCGACGTTTGGACTGGGAACCTGTGACCAGACAGCGCCGTCCCAATGACCGACAAATGTCTGCACGAGGCCGGGTGCGGAACTCGATGCCCCTACCATCCACACGTCGGACGACTCGACAGCAGCGA includes the following:
- a CDS encoding DUF2182 domain-containing protein — encoded protein: MFDSLAPLLRRDRIVVGGALAVVVFLSWAYVVVGAGTGTPASQMSGWPTSLHINDPMGAMEPARWTTGYALLMFVMWWLMMLATMLPSAAPLILLFAALTRSQRGLTAPYMGTGLFASGYLAVWAVFSVLAVALQWQLSRVALLSPMMVTTSAALGAILLLAAGVWQFTPLKHVCLRHCRAPAEFLTLHWRTGPGGAVLMGVLHGAYCLGCCWMLMLLLFYGGIMNIYWIAGLTTLVFVEKLAPFGKWVTSLVGTAFIILGGLSLVHLLRLG
- a CDS encoding DUF1326 domain-containing protein — encoded protein: MATNWQIEGRELVNCNCAYGCPCQFNALPTHGNCHAFIGYQIDKGHFGDVRLDGLRAALILSWPGPIHEGNGTMQVIVDERADAPQREALRKIISGEDTTDMATMWWVYSKMSPNKLETLYKPIEFEMNTEKRTGRLSIPGLAEMTGAPIHNPVTGAEHRVRIDLPHGFEYRIAEIGSASSSVKGQLPMELKNTYGQFAELHLSDTGVIR